ATAAGCGCACCGGAGTGTTCAATCTGCCAATCTTTCTACGAGGACTTGGAAGAAGGCTACGTCAACGAGGATTGGATTCAGGGTGGAAAACTCAACGTTCTCTCGAGCGGTACCGAGTTCGTAAAGACACCTGAAGGACGCTATCAATTGCTTCTGTCGGTTATTCAGGAAGCAGGCGCAAACCGCGGCCCGAACGGCAAGGTCTACGGTCAGGGACCAGGTGATGAAGCATCAACGGCACAGATCATGGAGGCCACATATGATTCAGGGCGCTGGGTCGTGAACTTGGTTGAAAATATGTAAGCACTGACGGCCTCTAGCATCACTCTGTGGATAACCCAGGATGCGTGCCGCAGCCTCGTACCCTTGCTGTCACAACCAGTCCCGCACGATTGTTCGCAAGGGGTACTTTGATGATCCGTTCTGCTGTCGCTCCGCTCCGGCTAGGCTCCCTGGGCCTAGCCGTCATCCTTCTGCTGGGCGGGTGCTCCGGAGGTGAAACGGATCCCGCAGCCCAGGCTGTCGGTCAAACCACGAACAGCGCAGAGCCAAATGAAACCACTGATGCCGGTGAAACCGCCGTTCCAGCCCCGCCTCCAACACCTGCCGCTCCCGCATACAAGCCTGCGAGCGTGAAGGGTCCTGCCGAGAATGTGCTGCTGCCTGTAATGCCTGAGCTCGCAAGGCAGGAATCCAGGGAAGGTCTCGAGGCCTTCGCAGCGCACTGGTACGAGTTGGCCAACTACGGTTATGCAACCGGAGACGTTGAACCGGTACGCGCCGTCAGCGGTGACACCTGTCTTGTCTGCGACGGTTACTACCGCACCTTGGCCAGCGGGTACGTGGACGGTGATTGGATAGCCGGGGGTGAAGTCCACGTTGAAGGTGTCACCACCCCTTCTTACGACTTCGTTCCAACTGCTGATGGTTACTTCCAGGCGATCATCACGATCACCCAGGAACCTTTGGTGTATTACGGTCCGGAGGGCTACCAGGGAACCGCCAAGGGCATCGGCATTCCCCTTGAGCAAATCATGGAGGCCGAGTTCCTTGATGGTGGCTGGCATGTTAGGACCTTGGAAACGCTGGTAGTGCAACAGTGAATACGTGCGCAGGACCGGGGCGGCCGGCCCAGTCCGCAAGCACCAAACGCAGGAAGACCCCTCGGGTTGGCTGCCCCACACAGCCTTCCCAAGGGGTCTTCCTGTCCCCCATACCTACAGGGCGGAGTCCCCGCGTTCCCCGGTGCGGACACGGAGGGCTTCCTCCACGTTGACCACCCACACCTTGCCGTCGCCGGCGCGGCCGGTGTTGGCGGTGGAAACCAGCACATCCACAATGTCGTTGAGCCATTCGTTGGCCACCAGGACCTCGATGCGGATCTTCGGCAGCAGGTCCACGGTGTATTCGGCGCCGCGGTAAACCTCGGTGTGGCCGCGCTGGCGTCCGTAGCCGTTGGCCTGGCTGACGGTCAGCCCCTGCACGCCGTAGCTTTCCAGGGAGCCGCGGACGGCATCGAGTTTTTCGGGCCGGACAATGGCCGTTACGAGTTTCATGAGTTGACGCTCTCCTTCGTGGCGGTGCGGACGGCTTCGTGAGTGGGACGGAAGGAACCGCCCACACCCAGGCCGCCAAATTCATAAGCGGTTTCTGCGTGTTCGCTCAGGTCCACGCCGTTGATTTCCTGTTCCTCGGAGACCCGGAAGCCGATCGCCTTGTGGATGGCCAGGCCGATCACCAGGGTCAGGACGGCGGAGAAGAGGATCGCTACAACCATGGCAACCAGCTGTGCTCCGAGCTGTGCGAAGCCGCCGCCGTAGAAGAGGCCGCCGCCTTCTCCCTCAACCGGCAGGGCGATGAAGCCCAGTGCCAGGGTGCCCACAATGCCGGCCACCAGGTGCACGCCCACCACGTCGAGTGAATCGTCGTAGCCCAGCTTGTACTTCAGGCCGACGGCGAGCGCGGAGAGGACTCCGGCCAGCAGGCCCAGCCCGACGGCGCCCAGCGGGCTCACGTTCGCACAGGCCGGGGTGATGGCCACAAGTCCGGCAACAATGCCGGAGGCTGCGCCGAGCGACGTCGGGCGTCCGTCACGGATGCGTTCGGTCAGCAGCCAGCCGACCATCGCTGCGGCCGGAGCCGCCATGGTGTTGACCCAGATGAGGCCGGCTTCCTCGGCGGTGCCGGCGGCTCCCCCGTTGAAACCGAACCAGCCGAACCAGAGCAGGGTGGCGCCCAGCATGACAAACGGAATGTTGTGGGGCCGCTGGCTCGGGTCCTTGCCGAATCCTTTGCGCTTGCCGATGATCAGGGCCAGCACCAGGGCTGCCACACCGGCGTTGATGTGGACCACGGTGCCGCCGGCAAAGTCGATGGCTTCTCCAACCACTGAGCCGATGGCACCCTCTTCACCAAGCAGCCCGCCACCCCAGACCATGAAGGCCAGCGGGCAGTAGACCAGGGTCACCCAGACCGGCACAAAGACGGCCCAGGCGCTGAACTTGGCGCGGTCCGCGATGGCTCCGCTGATCAGGGCCACCGTGATGATGGCGAAGGTGGCGCCGAAGCCGGCGCTGATGAGGTCTTCAGTGCCGATCAGGGACTCAAGTCCGAAGGAAGTGAAGGGGTTGCCGAACAGCCCGCCCACGCCGTCGCCCCCGGTCATGGAGAAACCCCAGAGAACCCAGACAACCCCCACCAGTCCGATGGAGACAAAGCTCATCATCATCATGTTCAGTGCTGCCTTGGCGCGGGTCATGCCGCCGTAAAAGAATGCCACTCCGGGCGTCATGAGCAGCACCAGTGCCGCTGAAATCATCACCCAGACGTGACCTGCTGACAGATCCATCTTCACGTCCCTTCA
This genomic interval from Arthrobacter sunyaminii contains the following:
- a CDS encoding ammonium transporter, whose amino-acid sequence is MDLSAGHVWVMISAALVLLMTPGVAFFYGGMTRAKAALNMMMMSFVSIGLVGVVWVLWGFSMTGGDGVGGLFGNPFTSFGLESLIGTEDLISAGFGATFAIITVALISGAIADRAKFSAWAVFVPVWVTLVYCPLAFMVWGGGLLGEEGAIGSVVGEAIDFAGGTVVHINAGVAALVLALIIGKRKGFGKDPSQRPHNIPFVMLGATLLWFGWFGFNGGAAGTAEEAGLIWVNTMAAPAAAMVGWLLTERIRDGRPTSLGAASGIVAGLVAITPACANVSPLGAVGLGLLAGVLSALAVGLKYKLGYDDSLDVVGVHLVAGIVGTLALGFIALPVEGEGGGLFYGGGFAQLGAQLVAMVVAILFSAVLTLVIGLAIHKAIGFRVSEEQEINGVDLSEHAETAYEFGGLGVGGSFRPTHEAVRTATKESVNS
- a CDS encoding DUF6318 family protein, translated to MIRSAVAPLRLGSLGLAVILLLGGCSGGETDPAAQAVGQTTNSAEPNETTDAGETAVPAPPPTPAAPAYKPASVKGPAENVLLPVMPELARQESREGLEAFAAHWYELANYGYATGDVEPVRAVSGDTCLVCDGYYRTLASGYVDGDWIAGGEVHVEGVTTPSYDFVPTADGYFQAIITITQEPLVYYGPEGYQGTAKGIGIPLEQIMEAEFLDGGWHVRTLETLVVQQ
- a CDS encoding P-II family nitrogen regulator, producing MKLVTAIVRPEKLDAVRGSLESYGVQGLTVSQANGYGRQRGHTEVYRGAEYTVDLLPKIRIEVLVANEWLNDIVDVLVSTANTGRAGDGKVWVVNVEEALRVRTGERGDSAL